A region of Desulfuromonas sp. TF DNA encodes the following proteins:
- the rfbB gene encoding dTDP-glucose 4,6-dehydratase: MKNILVTGGCGFIGSNFIRLALESLAGSRIINLDKLTYAGNPANLAEVAGNERYRFVRGDICDGRLLDALFAEEKIDAVVHFAAESHVDRSIEGPAAFIETNIMGTFALLEAARKHWLTPDHQPPITASRSPITDPRFLHVSTDEVYGSLGETGLFAESTAYDPRSPYSASKASSDHLVSAYHHTYGLPALITNCSNNYGPYQFPEKLIPLIINNALHGRELPVYGDGRNVRDWLYVVDHCTAILKVLEEGRIGETYNVGGNSEKQNIEVVQTICDILDEKAAPLANGQARRSLIKFVKDRAGHDRRYAIDATKIKQELGWQPAETFQDGIRRTIDWYLENGEWMFGDGEQ; the protein is encoded by the coding sequence TTGAAAAATATCCTCGTTACGGGCGGCTGCGGTTTTATCGGCTCCAATTTCATCCGCCTGGCCCTGGAATCCCTGGCCGGGAGCCGCATCATCAACCTGGACAAGCTGACCTATGCCGGCAACCCGGCAAACCTTGCGGAGGTTGCCGGCAACGAACGCTACAGATTCGTGCGCGGCGACATCTGCGACGGCCGGCTGCTCGACGCCCTGTTTGCCGAGGAAAAGATCGACGCCGTGGTTCACTTCGCGGCCGAGTCCCATGTCGACCGCAGCATCGAGGGACCGGCGGCGTTCATCGAAACCAACATCATGGGCACCTTCGCCCTGCTGGAAGCCGCCCGCAAGCACTGGCTCACCCCCGATCACCAACCACCGATCACGGCTTCCAGATCACCGATCACGGATCCCAGATTTCTGCACGTCTCCACCGACGAAGTCTACGGCTCGCTCGGAGAAACCGGCCTTTTCGCGGAATCGACCGCCTACGACCCGCGATCTCCCTACTCGGCAAGCAAGGCCTCATCCGACCACCTGGTCAGCGCCTACCACCACACCTACGGCCTGCCGGCGCTGATCACCAACTGTTCCAACAACTACGGGCCTTACCAGTTTCCGGAAAAGCTGATTCCGCTGATCATCAACAACGCCCTGCACGGCCGCGAACTGCCGGTCTACGGGGACGGCAGGAACGTACGCGACTGGCTCTACGTGGTCGATCACTGCACCGCGATACTCAAGGTCCTTGAAGAAGGCAGGATCGGCGAAACGTACAATGTCGGCGGCAACAGCGAGAAACAGAACATCGAGGTCGTGCAGACCATCTGCGACATCCTGGATGAAAAAGCGGCCCCTCTTGCCAATGGCCAGGCGCGGCGCTCCCTGATCAAATTCGTCAAGGACCGGGCCGGACACGACCGCCGCTACGCCATAGACGCAACGAAGATCAAGCAGGAACTCGGCTGGCAGCCTGCCGAGACGTTTCAGGACGGCATCCGCAGGACCATCGACTGGTATCTTGAAAACGGCGAATGGATGTTTGGGGACGGTGAACAGTGA
- a CDS encoding acyl carrier protein, with protein MRATFQHWRTEHLDIKEQLTVIFREVFDDDDITLSPELTADDVDGWDSLSHVNLIVTIEIRFNIKFAQKEILSFKNVGDLMNCIQAKLAQ; from the coding sequence ATGAGGGCGACATTTCAACACTGGAGGACTGAACATTTGGACATCAAAGAGCAGTTAACGGTAATCTTTCGCGAAGTATTTGACGATGACGACATCACCCTCTCACCCGAGCTGACGGCCGATGACGTGGACGGCTGGGACTCGCTGTCTCATGTCAACCTGATCGTGACAATCGAAATCCGCTTTAACATCAAATTCGCCCAAAAAGAAATCCTGTCATTCAAGAACGTTGGCGACCTGATGAATTGTATCCAGGCGAAATTAGCCCAATAG
- a CDS encoding DUF2304 family protein, translating to MQEFFPIDRIQFFSILFSCFIFFFIFWLVKHKKVKEEYSLLWFATALVFLYLSLDRYAVDRLGDLFGIAYKPTVILLIISGFITLVLVHITVVITRISEQNKVLIQELGLTNLNRKRPYIPPDLATRKSDVLVIVPAYNEAENISGVINDLKTLDPDPDILVVNDGSSDGTYQAAKSTRKALVLNLPANLGIGGAVQSGFRWADRNGYRIAIQFDGDGQHIASEIPKLLNALKEQNANMSIGSRFVEKHYGYRSTFVRRLGIRTFMAVNSLLIGQTITDNTSGFRAYDRRAIEFLARHYPVDYPEPEAVILLGRNRFKIAEISTRMRERQAGGSSISGVKGIYYMIKVLLAILMTALRKPVE from the coding sequence ATGCAGGAATTTTTCCCCATCGACAGGATCCAGTTCTTTTCCATCCTGTTCAGCTGTTTCATCTTCTTTTTCATCTTCTGGCTGGTCAAGCACAAGAAGGTCAAGGAGGAGTATTCGCTCCTGTGGTTTGCCACGGCGCTGGTTTTTCTTTACCTGTCCCTGGATCGCTATGCCGTCGACCGGCTCGGCGACCTTTTCGGGATCGCCTACAAGCCGACGGTCATCCTGCTGATAATCAGCGGCTTCATCACCCTGGTTCTGGTGCACATCACCGTTGTCATCACCCGGATCTCCGAACAGAACAAGGTCCTGATCCAGGAACTGGGCCTTACCAACCTGAACCGGAAGCGGCCATACATCCCGCCGGATCTCGCCACCAGGAAATCCGATGTCCTGGTCATCGTGCCGGCCTACAATGAGGCGGAGAACATCAGCGGGGTCATCAACGATCTCAAGACCCTTGATCCGGATCCCGATATCCTGGTCGTCAACGACGGATCGTCCGATGGGACCTACCAGGCCGCCAAAAGCACCCGCAAGGCGCTGGTGCTCAATCTGCCGGCCAATCTCGGCATCGGCGGGGCGGTGCAGAGCGGTTTCAGGTGGGCGGACCGCAATGGTTATCGGATTGCCATACAGTTCGACGGCGACGGACAGCACATCGCGAGCGAAATCCCCAAATTGCTCAATGCCCTGAAGGAGCAGAACGCCAACATGTCAATCGGCTCGCGCTTTGTCGAGAAACATTACGGCTATCGCTCCACCTTCGTCCGCCGCCTCGGGATAAGGACCTTCATGGCCGTCAACTCCCTGCTCATCGGCCAGACCATCACCGATAACACTTCCGGATTTCGCGCCTATGACCGCAGAGCCATCGAGTTCCTCGCACGTCACTACCCGGTCGACTATCCTGAACCGGAAGCCGTCATACTGCTCGGCCGCAACCGCTTCAAGATCGCCGAAATATCCACCCGGATGCGGGAGCGGCAGGCCGGGGGGTCGTCCATCTCCGGCGTCAAGGGTATCTACTATATGATCAAGGTGCTGCTGGCCATCCTGATGACGGCTCTGCGCAAGCCGGTTGAATAG
- a CDS encoding cytochrome c3 family protein, with the protein MGPAGKTHIKYTDICKIKHGKTLLWMVLIAIGFWSGPSVAAEYDNCVPCHGNLENFHGEFTHSATLGSGVVALFPDYGHDDEGWDGNKPHFGVLVDCGNCHNNELPMIHGNDCATCHPIIYDQLGIWQGGCQQGACHTFYHQDSTTAHAPFEGTSVASGNDCSQCHSATYGDYSVPQENCLNCHSEYLPGDYTPP; encoded by the coding sequence ATGGGGCCTGCTGGGAAGACTCACATCAAGTATACGGATATCTGCAAAATCAAACATGGAAAGACTCTGTTGTGGATGGTCCTGATAGCCATCGGCTTTTGGTCTGGACCATCGGTTGCAGCGGAGTATGACAACTGCGTTCCATGCCACGGGAACCTGGAAAATTTCCATGGAGAATTCACCCATTCGGCCACGCTCGGCAGCGGCGTAGTGGCCCTCTTCCCCGACTATGGACACGACGACGAGGGATGGGACGGCAACAAGCCCCACTTCGGCGTCCTGGTAGACTGCGGCAACTGCCACAACAACGAACTGCCCATGATTCACGGCAACGATTGCGCGACCTGTCATCCCATCATTTATGATCAATTGGGAATCTGGCAGGGAGGATGCCAGCAGGGGGCGTGTCACACCTTTTATCACCAGGATTCCACCACCGCCCACGCGCCTTTTGAAGGCACAAGCGTCGCAAGCGGAAATGACTGCAGTCAATGCCATTCAGCGACTTACGGCGACTACTCGGTGCCGCAAGAAAACTGCCTGAACTGTCATTCAGAATACCTGCCGGGAGACTACACGCCGCCGC
- a CDS encoding four helix bundle protein: MKSHRDLEVWRRSVDLVTDIYAVTRSFPVDELYGLTGQMRRAAVSVPSNIAEGAARNSHKEFLRYLSISVGSLAEIETQLLIARNLGYLPSGNSLDPEIDQIRKMLHGLINSIKRKIKQEY, from the coding sequence ATGAAGAGCCATCGGGATCTGGAGGTCTGGCGGAGGAGTGTTGATTTGGTCACTGATATTTATGCAGTGACCCGTTCGTTTCCTGTTGACGAGCTGTACGGACTGACGGGGCAGATGCGCCGCGCCGCAGTGTCCGTCCCCTCGAACATCGCCGAAGGCGCTGCCCGCAACTCACACAAGGAATTTCTCCGGTATCTGTCAATATCGGTCGGTTCTCTGGCAGAAATTGAAACACAATTGCTTATTGCACGGAACCTGGGGTATCTGCCGTCTGGAAATTCCCTTGACCCGGAAATAGATCAAATCAGAAAAATGCTGCACGGCCTGATCAACTCCATAAAACGTAAAATAAAACAAGAATACTGA
- a CDS encoding glycosyltransferase family 2 protein, with translation MNPLASIIIVNWNGLAHLPNCLDSLAAQTFRDFEVILVDNGSEDDSVAFVGERYPWVRVAPLMKNTGFASGNNHGFVQARGDYIVVLNNDTRVEPDWLRILVDVADAHPEAGMVGCRICSFADPDIIDSIGMGICLDGMSRGRFRNRRWSELSLRAVEEILFPSACAALYKRAMLDDVGFFDDEFFAYAEDSDLGLRGRLAGWKAVLATQAVVYHKYSQTSGSLSPFKVYLVERNHYWVALKNFSSGQLMALPLFTLLRYLQQLRAVLLGGGTGGEFRAGDSQAALIKAMFKAIFDSLRGVPRMLRKRRQVMKHRQLSGREFSALLRRHRITFRELLDHN, from the coding sequence TTGAATCCCCTTGCTTCCATCATCATCGTCAACTGGAACGGTCTGGCACATCTTCCGAATTGCCTCGACAGCCTCGCCGCCCAGACCTTCCGCGATTTCGAAGTCATCCTGGTGGACAACGGCTCTGAAGATGATTCGGTTGCTTTTGTCGGGGAGCGCTATCCCTGGGTAAGGGTGGCGCCTCTCATGAAAAACACCGGTTTCGCGTCCGGCAACAATCATGGCTTTGTCCAGGCGCGCGGCGACTATATCGTGGTCCTGAACAACGATACCAGGGTCGAGCCGGACTGGCTGCGGATCCTGGTTGACGTGGCGGACGCCCATCCCGAAGCCGGTATGGTCGGCTGCAGAATCTGCTCGTTTGCCGACCCGGACATCATCGATTCGATCGGCATGGGGATCTGTCTTGACGGGATGTCGCGAGGGCGTTTTCGCAACCGCCGGTGGTCCGAGCTTAGTTTGCGGGCCGTTGAGGAAATCCTCTTTCCCAGTGCTTGCGCGGCACTCTACAAGCGGGCGATGCTTGACGATGTCGGGTTTTTCGACGATGAGTTCTTCGCCTACGCGGAGGATTCGGATCTCGGACTGAGGGGAAGGCTGGCCGGCTGGAAAGCGGTTCTGGCAACCCAGGCAGTCGTCTATCACAAATATTCCCAGACCAGCGGCAGCCTGTCGCCATTCAAGGTGTACCTGGTCGAACGCAACCATTACTGGGTCGCGTTGAAAAATTTTTCTTCCGGCCAGTTGATGGCTCTGCCGCTCTTCACGCTGCTCCGTTACCTTCAGCAACTGCGCGCCGTACTGCTCGGCGGCGGGACCGGCGGTGAATTTCGGGCCGGCGACTCACAGGCCGCATTGATCAAGGCGATGTTCAAGGCGATATTCGACAGCCTGCGCGGGGTGCCGCGCATGCTGCGCAAACGTCGGCAGGTGATGAAACACAGACAATTGTCCGGGCGCGAATTTTCCGCACTTCTGCGACGGCATCGGATTACTTTCAGGGAACTGCTCGACCACAACTGA
- a CDS encoding AMP-binding protein, whose amino-acid sequence MTIQDDQYNIGHICTRQQCNHGLGDKTAFRWIPSSGTATDYTFNDLEAQSNRFANVISALGFAPGDILFTFLPKCPEQFFSFLGTLKTRVVCGTLFSNFGDEALLDRLGDSGAKGIITKKSFLKKLGRIRDKLPQLQYILVTDIDAHRSDDVLSYPALMAEAAEEFTTSLTDPDTPSVLHYTSGSTGKPKGVLHVHGSVLSQSATARDVLHLGVNDVYWCTADQGWVTGTSYGIIGPWSIGVTQIHFGGMYDAAKWFDILEKEKISIWYSAPTALRMLMHEDKALYRQYDLASLRHIFSVGEPLNPEVIQWGQKVLNKDIYDTWFQTETGAIMITNRPGLEVRAGSMGKPLAGIEPAILDDEGMPVATGEQGNLCLKPGWPSMFITYLNNDSAYRQKFINGHYFTGDTAIQDADGYYWFKGRSDDVINTGGHLISPFEIESALLELDEVAESGAIGAPDDVLFEKVVAFVHLHSGIEQNKDLEIKLRLYISNRVSSIATPQELIFVDKVPKNKSGKIMRRVLKARYLGLDEGDISTLED is encoded by the coding sequence ATGACAATTCAAGATGATCAATACAACATCGGCCACATCTGCACCAGGCAGCAGTGCAATCACGGTCTCGGCGATAAAACGGCTTTCAGGTGGATTCCCTCAAGCGGCACGGCCACGGACTACACGTTCAACGACCTGGAGGCCCAGTCCAACAGGTTTGCGAACGTCATCAGCGCTCTCGGATTCGCCCCTGGCGATATCCTGTTCACTTTCCTGCCCAAATGCCCGGAGCAGTTTTTCAGCTTCCTCGGCACGCTAAAAACCCGGGTCGTCTGCGGCACTCTGTTTTCCAACTTCGGCGATGAAGCGCTGCTCGACCGCCTCGGCGATTCAGGAGCCAAGGGGATCATCACCAAGAAAAGTTTCCTGAAAAAGCTCGGCCGCATCAGAGACAAGCTGCCACAGTTGCAATACATCCTCGTTACTGACATCGACGCACATAGATCGGACGACGTGCTCAGCTACCCGGCATTGATGGCCGAGGCCGCGGAGGAGTTCACGACTTCCCTGACGGACCCGGACACGCCTTCCGTACTGCATTACACCTCGGGATCGACGGGAAAGCCCAAAGGCGTGCTGCATGTCCACGGAAGCGTTCTGAGTCAAAGCGCCACGGCCAGAGATGTCCTGCACCTCGGCGTCAATGATGTCTACTGGTGCACCGCCGACCAGGGTTGGGTGACGGGAACCTCCTACGGAATCATCGGGCCTTGGAGCATTGGGGTTACGCAGATTCACTTTGGCGGCATGTACGATGCGGCGAAGTGGTTCGACATCCTGGAGAAGGAGAAGATCTCGATCTGGTACAGCGCGCCGACCGCGTTGCGCATGCTGATGCACGAAGACAAGGCCCTCTACCGGCAATACGATCTTGCCTCACTCAGACACATTTTCAGTGTCGGCGAGCCATTGAACCCCGAAGTCATCCAGTGGGGGCAGAAGGTCCTGAACAAGGATATTTACGACACCTGGTTCCAGACCGAAACCGGCGCCATCATGATCACCAACCGGCCGGGACTGGAGGTCAGGGCCGGTTCCATGGGCAAGCCGCTCGCTGGGATCGAGCCGGCCATTCTCGATGACGAGGGGATGCCTGTTGCGACAGGAGAACAAGGCAACCTGTGCCTGAAACCGGGTTGGCCCTCCATGTTCATCACCTACCTTAACAACGACAGCGCCTACCGGCAGAAATTCATCAACGGTCACTACTTCACCGGCGACACCGCGATTCAGGATGCAGATGGTTATTACTGGTTCAAGGGCCGCAGCGACGATGTCATCAACACCGGCGGCCACCTTATCAGCCCGTTCGAGATCGAAAGCGCCTTGCTGGAGCTCGACGAGGTCGCCGAATCGGGGGCCATCGGTGCGCCGGATGATGTGCTTTTTGAAAAGGTCGTGGCCTTTGTTCACTTGCATTCCGGCATAGAACAGAATAAAGACCTTGAGATCAAGCTACGACTGTACATCTCTAACCGGGTCTCTTCGATTGCCACACCGCAGGAATTGATCTTTGTCGACAAGGTCCCGAAGAACAAGAGCGGCAAAATCATGCGCAGGGTCCTGAAGGCCAGGTACCTGGGGCTGGATGAGGGCGACATTTCAACACTGGAGGACTGA
- the rfbC gene encoding dTDP-4-dehydrorhamnose 3,5-epimerase, with protein sequence MAIEIVQTELPEVLLIKPRVFEDERGFFYESFNRRDWIEATGLERDFVQDNQSRSTRGVLRGLHYQLPPAAQGKLVRALVGEIFDVAVDIRKDSPNFGKWVGRRLSAQNKLQIWVPEGFAHGFQVLSEVAEVHYKTTDFYCPSAERGIIWNDPTIGIEWPLQEAPSLSGKDAVAPALPDADVF encoded by the coding sequence ATGGCTATAGAGATTGTTCAAACGGAATTGCCGGAAGTGCTGCTGATCAAGCCCCGCGTGTTCGAGGACGAACGGGGATTCTTCTACGAGTCTTTCAACAGGCGCGACTGGATTGAGGCGACCGGCCTTGAGCGTGACTTCGTCCAGGACAATCAATCGCGTTCGACCCGGGGCGTGTTGCGCGGGCTGCACTACCAGCTCCCCCCCGCGGCGCAGGGCAAGCTGGTCCGCGCCCTGGTCGGAGAGATCTTCGATGTCGCGGTCGACATCCGGAAGGATTCGCCCAACTTCGGCAAGTGGGTCGGCCGCCGGCTTTCGGCACAGAACAAGCTGCAGATATGGGTGCCGGAGGGTTTCGCGCACGGCTTTCAGGTTTTGAGCGAGGTCGCCGAGGTGCATTACAAGACCACCGACTTTTACTGCCCCTCCGCCGAGCGCGGCATCATCTGGAACGATCCAACCATCGGCATCGAGTGGCCCCTGCAGGAGGCCCCCTCCCTCTCCGGCAAGGATGCCGTCGCGCCGGCGCTTCCAGATGCGGACGTCTTCTAG
- the rfbA gene encoding glucose-1-phosphate thymidylyltransferase RfbA, producing the protein NRLFPLTLVASKQLQPVYDKPMIYYPLSTLMMAGIRDILIISTPHDTPRFEALLGDGSRYGIKLTYKVQPEPKGIAQAFLVGEEFVDNQNVALILGDNIFYGKMRFDRIVAEFSEGARVFGYPVHDPERYGVVEFDKEGQVLSIEEKPAQPKSHYAIPGLYIYDQQVVDITKSLKPSARGELEITDLNKAYLEKQQLKVEKLGRGIAWLDTGTHESLLEASHFIGTLELRQGLKIACLEEIALHHGFIDRAGMQEVIDATPASSYRQYLERILSEF; encoded by the coding sequence GCAACAGGCTTTTCCCGCTGACCCTGGTCGCCAGCAAGCAGTTGCAGCCGGTCTACGACAAGCCGATGATTTACTACCCCCTGTCCACCCTGATGATGGCGGGGATCCGCGACATCCTGATCATTTCGACGCCGCACGACACGCCGCGTTTCGAAGCGTTGCTCGGCGACGGCAGCCGCTACGGCATCAAGCTGACCTACAAGGTGCAGCCGGAGCCGAAAGGGATCGCGCAGGCGTTCCTGGTCGGCGAGGAGTTCGTCGACAATCAGAACGTCGCCCTGATTCTCGGCGACAACATCTTCTACGGCAAGATGCGCTTCGACCGCATCGTCGCCGAGTTCTCCGAGGGAGCCAGGGTGTTCGGCTACCCGGTTCACGACCCCGAGCGTTACGGCGTGGTTGAATTCGACAAGGAAGGTCAGGTGCTCAGCATCGAGGAGAAACCCGCCCAGCCGAAATCCCATTACGCGATTCCCGGCCTTTACATCTACGACCAGCAGGTCGTCGATATCACCAAATCGCTCAAGCCCTCGGCACGAGGCGAACTCGAAATCACGGATCTCAACAAGGCCTACCTGGAGAAGCAGCAGCTGAAGGTTGAAAAGCTCGGCCGCGGCATCGCCTGGCTCGATACCGGAACCCACGAGAGCCTGCTCGAAGCCAGCCACTTCATCGGCACCCTCGAACTGCGGCAGGGGCTGAAGATCGCCTGCCTCGAAGAGATCGCCCTGCACCACGGCTTCATCGACCGCGCAGGCATGCAGGAGGTCATCGACGCAACGCCCGCTTCGAGTTATCGTCAATACCTCGAGCGGATTCTGAGCGAATTCTAG
- a CDS encoding peptide-N-glycosidase F-related protein, which produces MKNLLLLLLFCTLLPVNGLAREIPAVHLSRFAAGAGPVLVGGVYRLLDGRATPGQSNAVAFDLEHEGPYERMSLHCKLRVLAGGDGGAIIFLNTAEYGKRGPAPFVKSWVEPILAGTFAVGVDVHDPPNDEPMGSLGNYMSLPEREVSLHWDGREIVKRVAQAEFRGDFAEFDISVLYVTGGAEVTVRLAGSTVYDGYFVAGMRPYESRLALGAGTREDVTTEFDVRDLLFSTSDPTWPGRRPQHFEIFNHVLTGSAATANVREVTLPSLDWAYGRVILTLEIHDAGQYWDSWDRNGYLYVIHADGVKYDIAPFITSFRTPCHWQVDVTHFRPWLAGKVTFEIATEGTPGKEQGFMMSASLDFYHDAPDMEPYRVVPLWVGTARYKSANNPFGDFFTPRTVFIDESARAARLFMTTTGHSRVGEFTPSWRSVIFVAEKGGQSSEQHFENLLWKTDCYLNPNRPQQGTWKYARAGWAPGDVVRPWWIDLTPYFVPGRTAVLRYAAKPYDFSLAPEDRRPTDNEINQAIQIVRAYLILYRSATGLMPASNLKVLKVVDDGNAARAGIRVDDWLISYDGRQQQSIDELRNAIKDAESAGKKRIAVVVYRGDERVETTLGPGLLGIVLEEQ; this is translated from the coding sequence ATGAAAAACCTCCTTTTACTTCTGCTGTTCTGCACGCTGCTGCCGGTCAACGGCCTCGCCCGGGAAATCCCCGCGGTTCACCTGTCACGGTTTGCGGCGGGCGCGGGGCCGGTGCTCGTCGGCGGAGTCTACCGCCTGCTTGATGGCAGAGCCACGCCCGGCCAGTCGAACGCGGTGGCTTTCGACCTCGAGCATGAGGGTCCGTACGAACGGATGTCGCTGCATTGCAAGCTGCGTGTGCTTGCGGGCGGTGACGGCGGCGCTATTATCTTCCTGAATACGGCCGAGTATGGCAAACGCGGCCCCGCCCCGTTCGTCAAAAGCTGGGTCGAACCGATCCTGGCCGGGACATTCGCGGTCGGTGTCGACGTTCACGACCCGCCCAACGACGAGCCGATGGGGTCCTTGGGCAACTACATGAGTCTGCCGGAGCGCGAGGTGTCCCTGCACTGGGACGGACGGGAGATCGTCAAACGCGTGGCCCAGGCGGAATTCAGGGGCGACTTCGCTGAGTTCGACATCTCCGTACTGTACGTGACCGGCGGCGCCGAGGTCACGGTGCGACTGGCCGGTTCGACGGTTTATGACGGTTATTTCGTGGCGGGAATGCGTCCCTACGAGTCGCGTCTCGCGCTCGGCGCAGGGACGCGTGAAGACGTCACGACCGAGTTCGATGTGCGGGACCTCCTCTTTTCAACGAGCGATCCCACGTGGCCTGGACGGCGACCTCAGCATTTCGAGATATTCAACCATGTCCTGACCGGCAGTGCGGCGACCGCCAATGTCAGGGAGGTCACGCTGCCGTCGCTCGACTGGGCCTACGGGCGGGTGATCCTGACGCTGGAGATTCACGACGCCGGACAGTACTGGGACAGCTGGGACCGCAACGGCTATCTCTACGTCATCCATGCCGACGGTGTTAAATACGACATCGCGCCGTTCATCACATCGTTCCGGACCCCTTGCCATTGGCAGGTGGATGTCACGCATTTCCGTCCCTGGCTGGCGGGGAAGGTGACGTTCGAGATCGCCACGGAAGGTACTCCCGGCAAGGAGCAGGGCTTCATGATGAGTGCGTCGCTCGATTTTTACCACGATGCGCCCGACATGGAGCCTTATCGCGTCGTACCGCTGTGGGTCGGGACCGCCCGATACAAATCCGCGAACAATCCTTTCGGCGACTTTTTCACTCCCAGGACGGTTTTTATTGACGAGTCGGCCCGGGCGGCGCGTCTCTTTATGACGACGACGGGGCACTCGCGGGTCGGTGAATTCACCCCTTCATGGCGCAGCGTGATTTTCGTCGCCGAAAAGGGGGGGCAATCCAGTGAACAACATTTCGAGAACCTGCTCTGGAAGACCGACTGTTACCTGAATCCCAACCGGCCGCAACAGGGAACCTGGAAATACGCGCGGGCCGGATGGGCGCCGGGTGATGTCGTTCGCCCATGGTGGATCGATCTCACGCCATACTTCGTACCGGGAAGGACCGCGGTTCTTCGCTATGCGGCGAAGCCTTACGATTTCTCCCTGGCGCCGGAAGACCGGCGGCCAACCGACAATGAAATCAACCAGGCCATCCAGATCGTTCGCGCCTACCTGATCCTCTACCGCTCGGCAACGGGCCTGATGCCGGCATCGAACCTGAAGGTCCTGAAGGTCGTCGATGACGGCAACGCCGCCAGGGCGGGCATCCGGGTCGATGATTGGCTGATCAGCTACGACGGCCGGCAGCAGCAGTCGATCGACGAACTGCGCAACGCCATCAAGGACGCGGAATCCGCAGGCAAGAAACGCATCGCCGTCGTCGTGTACCGTGGCGACGAACGGGTCGAGACGACTCTCGGCCCGGGACTGCTCGGCATCGTCCTCGAAGAACAGTAA